The proteins below are encoded in one region of Sminthopsis crassicaudata isolate SCR6 chromosome 1, ASM4859323v1, whole genome shotgun sequence:
- the NACAD gene encoding NAC-alpha domain-containing protein 1 isoform X1 — MLGPPAARFSAWSPFSEASGPGPPLVLSRIFPSHISLLSPTVEPHDAAASTPSGDLPTPEDLPLRGDLTAGPAPIPLAFLPAKHGDRPQPEGASSDAGAGSASSGRTALGECSPVVGPPKGLSEEPLILESLEPRVVMGEETSSSGPQRAPEEPQAAAPLPGPDSELRDLEGRRAGPSPPPELLSQGDLPVPSPRPDPDPYFTAPSTPTKLACSYLFTRSLCLSEEPSDSEVDLLGSPPTSPSGSYITAEGGSWASSSSFSTSPSCSPNLLVEPDTGACPESPLGGASDSDDTELLPTGPRDLPSSESSLSGDSGSSWNPGPGGDSFPDVGFPGGDPMIPATLLPFRGSLIFEADAVEIMVLPQEEAPSRESEGEDDSTSASFLQSLSETSINEGVDEAFAFRDDTSAASSDSDSASYAGEEDERLYSEEPHAQPPGPLWFGSPEAGDGSMGKEAAAAAPLLAQGPGPSSGGEPAAVASTPQTPGADLELTMVSVTPRAPQGADPEPTAVSVTPRAPQGADLEPTVVSVTPRAPQGADLEPTVVSVTPRAPQGADLESTAVSVTPQTPGADLELTMVSVTPRAPQGEDPEPTAVSVTPRAPQGADLESTAVSVTPQTPGADLELTMVSVTPRAPQGADLEPTVVSVTPRAPQGADLEPTVVSVTPRGPQGADLESTAVSVTPQTPGADLELTMVSVTPRAPQGPDPEPTAVSVTPRAPQGPDPEPTAVSVTPRAPQGADLEPTVVSVTPRGPQGADPESTAVSVTPRAPQGADPEPTAVSVTPRAPQGADPEPTAVSVTPRAPQGADLEPTAVSVTPRGPQGADLEPTVVSVTPRAPQGADLKSTAVSVTPRAPQGADPEPTVVSVTPRGPQGADLEPTAVSVTPRAPQGADLKSTTVSVTPWAPQGADPEPTAVSVTPRASQGADLEPTAVSVTPQGPQEGILEPTAVSVSPWTPQEGADLEPTAMSVTPQEGTLEPTVISVTPQTPQEGNLESTAVSVTLRTPQGADLEPTVVSVTPRAPQGADLESISTKTSWTIQEAANLEPITMMTSQNLQEIADLECMATRTSQTQQEAADPKTMTTRISRTTQEAADLEPMVTRVSQTQQEETHLEPMVTRVSETQQETADLEPIAIKTFHTLKETVGLDPIATISQTIQEAANLDSMIKKTSQNQQENIELELIAKNTSQTLQKTGDLEPIATKASQILQETVNLESIVRNISQTQQEEVDLKPVAKNASQTQKGTVALGSVAKNTSQTTVGLGRVAKNAPRTRRAAEGLEPTATMLCQTTQEAVGLDRIAGAVTPPVLQAAGAELRAGTSQTSQEVNLEPTATATPPPPPQEVVFTLGLELSQADSPPLTPETPPAGRQEEGEKPECPQDPTEGLDSRGGLVAGPSTDKGTEPLAPQREAPPEAREPADGHGRGVERQTGPPGRSEGRDPLAEQSYAVISKDCEDALPRGVSGEGHPPISPERTPPCPPCHLESEGPAGEDEGPEHPPASPTTMGNVSGTPDALQPSEEAGALEPDSGASLEQTDVLGKELLAEAEFSLEEKCPEELAQEPGPSERIPEASGAPGPVLRAKGPRGPPGKGSPASSKGSQRKAKLRQDPEQAPLLRPGEEVPSSSSPKAPCALPSTSQPRGTLAVAALPPVDTDQSRGPKHVAERAPPSVSSSADCSPEEPEGPSGEKRPLPRKPLGREKPPKPAAGPNHKVGKSQPRSAAAVPPFREAQTSSAPLLMPSPLAPQALSSPEASSNKGPPAPVAQKQEGGRMEGAASSSARAVSGNTPALALCPSDLGTVAAWKAGSPRHCSPRGQTLASPRTPTSKVVPYAKDQAPGGSAEVISSPCSRGLWAGQASAGGSVPQAVPKPPTSSQVPPGPAPGPGLWAPTVPPADAVASSSGLWRSREGSARPRARALVQSQSSSSSEAEPLSRCTELEELRQAARADHRASRNDSESNGESLPDLEEPDSTEPQAAAPQAQLAHSGGSGEEAVNKAKQSRSEKKARKAMSKLGLRQIHGVTRITIRKSKNILFVISKPDVFKSPASDIYIVFGEAKIEDLSQQVHKAAAEKFKVPAEPSSILTETAPGLSVKEESDEEEVDETGLEVRDIELVMAQANVSRAKAVRALRHNNNDIVNAIMELTM; from the exons ATGCTCGGGCCTCCTGCTGCTCGGTTTTCGGCCTGGTCTCCGTTTTCTGAGGCGTCCGGGCCAGGCCCTCCCCTTGTTCTCTCCCGTATCTTCCCTTCTCacatctcccttctctctcccacaGTTGAACCCCACGATGCCGCTGCCTCCACCCCCAGTGGGGACCTGCCCACGCCTGAGGATCTGCCCCTGCGGGGGGACCTGACTGCAGGGCCAGCCCCCATCCCCCTGGCCTTCCTACCCGCCAAGCACGGCGACCGGCCGCAGCCAGAGGGGGCCAGCTCGGACGCTGGAGCGGGCAGCGCTAGTTCCGGTCGAACTGCCTTGGGAGAGTGCAGCCCCGTGGTGGGACCCCCAAAAGGACTCTCCGAGGAGCCCCTCATCCTGGAGAGTCTGGAGCCTCGGGTGGTGATGGGCGAAGAAACAAGCAGCAGCGGGCCCCAGCGGGCCCCCGAGGAGCCCCAGGCCGCCGCGCCCCTGCCGGGGCCGGATTCAGAGCTCAGGGACTTGGAGGGCAGGCGGGCTGGCCCCAGCCCGCCCCCCGAGCTGCTCTCTCAGGGCGACCTCCCTGTGCCTTCCCCCCGCCCGGACCCGGACCCTTATTTCACAGCCCCCTCCACCCCCACCAAGCTGGCCTGCTCCTACCTGTTCACACGCTCCCTCTGCCTGAGCGAGGAGCCCAGCGACAGCGAGGTGGACCTCCTGGgctccccccccacctccccctcGGGCTCCTACATCACCGCCGAGGGGGGCAGCTGGGCCTCCTCCAGCAGCTTCAGCACATCCCCGTCCTGCTCCCCCAACCTGCTCGTGGAGCCTGACACCGGGGCCTGCCCGGAGAGTCCCCTCGGCGGGGCCTCCGACTCGGACGACACGGAGCTCCTGCCCACGGGCCCCCGGGACCTGCCCTCCTCGGAGTCCAGCCTCTCTGGGGACAGCGGCTCCTCCTGGAACCCGGGGCCAGGGGGCGACTCCTTCCCGGACGTCGGCTTTCCGGGCGGGGACCCCATGATCCCGGCCACCTTGCTGCCTTTCCGGGGCAGTCTGATCTTTGAGGCCGACGCCGTGGAGATCATGGTGCTGCCCCAGGAGGAAGCGCCGAGCCGAGAGAGCGAGGGGGAGGACGACAGCACCTCGGCCTCCTTCCTGCAGTCCCTGTCGGAGACCTCCATCAACGAGGGGGTGGACGAGGCCTTCGCCTTCCGGGACGACACGTCGGCCGCCTCCTCCGACTCCGACTCGGCCTCCTACGCCGGGGAGGAGGACGAGCGGCTCTACAGCGAGGAGCCTCACGCTCAGCCCCCGGGCCCTCTCTGGTTCGGCTCCCCGGAGGCTGGGGATGGCTCAATGGGTAAGGAGGCGGCGGCAGCTGCCCCGCTCCTGGCCCAGGGCCCGGGGCCCAGCTCAGGGGGGGAGCCTGCTGCCGTGGCCTCGACCCCTCAGACCCCAGGAGCAGACCTGGAACTCACCATGGTGTCAGTGACCCCTCGGGCCCCACAAGGAGCAGACCCAGAACCCACTGCGGTGTCAGTGACCCCTCGGGCCCCACAAGGAGCAGACCTAGAACCCACTGTGGTGTCAGTGACCCCTCGGGCCCCACAAGGAGCAGACCTAGAACCCACTGTGGTGTCAGTGACCCCTCGGGCCCCACAAGGAGCAGACCTAGAATCCACTGCAGTGTCAGTGACCCCTCAGACCCCAGGAGCAGACCTGGAACTCACCATGGTGTCAGTGACCCCTCGGGCCCCACAAGGAGAAGACCCGGAACCCACTGCGGTGTCAGTGACCCCTCGGGCCCCACAAGGAGCAGACCTAGAATCCACTGCAGTGTCAGTGACCCCTCAGACCCCAGGAGCAGACCTGGAACTCACCATGGTGTCAGTGACCCCTCGGGCCCCACAAGGAGCAGACCTAGAACCCACTGTGGTGTCAGTGACCCCTCGGGCCCCACAAGGAGCAGACCTAGAACCCACTGTGGTGTCAGTGACCCCTCGGGGTCCACAAGGAGCAGACCTAGAATCCACTGCAGTGTCAGTGACCCCTCAGACCCCAGGAGCAGACCTGGAACTCACCATGGTGTCAGTGACCCCTCGGGCCCCACAAGGACCAGACCCAGAACCCACTGCGGTGTCAGTGACCCCTCGGGCCCCACAAGGACCAGACCCAGAACCCACTGCGGTGTCAGTGACCCCTCGGGCCCCACAAGGAGCAGACCTAGAACCCACTGTGGTGTCAGTGACCCCTCGGGGTCCACAAGGAGCAGACCCAGAATCCACTGCGGTGTCAGTGACCCCTCGGGCCCCACAAGGAGCAGACCCAGAACCCACTGCGGTGTCAGTGACCCCTCGGGCCCCACAAGGAGCAGACCCAGAACCCACTGCGGTGTCAGTGACCCCTCGGGCCCCACAAGGAGCAGACCTAGAACCCACTGCGGTGTCAGTGACCCCTCGGGGTCCACAAGGAGCAGACCTAGAACCCACTGTGGTGTCAGTGACCCCTCGGGCCCCACAAGGAGCAGACCTAAAATCTACTGCGGTGTCAGTGACCCCTCGGGCCCCACAAGGAGCAGACCCAGAACCCACTGTGGTGTCAGTGACCCCTCGGGGTCCACAAGGAGCAGACCTAGAACCCACTGCGGTATCAGTAACCCCTCGGGCCCCACAAGGAGCAGACCTAAAATCCACCACGGTGTCAGTGACCCCTTGGGCCCCACAAGGAGCAGACCCAGAACCCACTGCGGTGTCAGTGACCCCTCGGGCCTCACAAGGAGCAGACCTAGAACCCACTGCGGTGTCAGTGACCCCTCAGGGTCCACAAGAAGGAATCCTAGAACCCACTGCAGTGTCGGTGTCCCCTTGGACCCCACAGGAAGGAGCAGACCTAGAACCCACTGCCATGTCAGTGACCCCACAGGAAGGAACCCTAGAACCCACTGTGATATCAGTGACCCCTCAGACCCCACAAGAAGGAAACCTAGAATCCACGGCAGTGTCAGTGACCCTTCGGACCCCCCAAGGAGCAGACCTAGAACCCACTGTGGTGTCAGTGACCCCTCGGGCCCCACAAGGAGCAGACCTAGAATCCATTTCCACAAAAACTTCTTGGACCATACAAGAAGCAGCAAATCTTGAACCCATTACCATGATGACATCCCAGAACCTACAAGAAATAGCAGATCTAGAATGCATGGCCACAAGGACATCCCAGACCCAACAAGAAGCAGCAGATCCAAAAACCATGACCACGAGGATATCTCGGACCACACAGGAGGCAGCAGATCTAGAACCCATGGTCACAAGGGTATCTCAGACCCAACAAGAAGAAACACATCTAGAACCCATGGTCACAAGGGTATCTGAGACCCAACAAGAAACAGCAGACCTAGAACCCATTGCCATAAAGACATTTCATACCCTAAAAGAAACTGTAGGATTAGATCCCATTGCCACAATATCTCAGACCATACAAGAAGCAGCAAATCTGGACTCCATGATCAAGAAGACATCTCAGAACCAACAGGAAAATATAGAGCTAGAACTCATTGCCAAGAACACATCTCAGACTCTACAAAAAACAGGAGACCTAGAACCCATTGCCACAAAAGCATCTCAGATTCTACAAGAAACAGTAAACCTAGAATCCATTGTCAGGAACATTTCTCAGACCCAACAAGAAGAGGTAGATCTAAAACCTGTTGCCAAGAACGCATCTCAAACCCAAAAAGGAACAGTAGCCCTAGGATCCGTTGCCAAGAACACATCTCAGACAACAGTAGGCCTAGGACGCGTTGCCAAGAACGCACCTCGGACCCGACGAGCAGCGGAAGGCCTGGAACCCACTGCCACGATGCTATGTCAGACCACACAAGAAGCAGTTGGTCTAGACCGCATCGCTGGGGCAGTGACCCCTCCGGTCCTACAAGCAGCAGGTGCAGAACTCCGTGCTGGGACGTCTCAGACATCACAAGAAGTAAACCTGGAACCCACTGCCACAGCAacaccccctccccctccccaagaagtGGTCTTCACATTAGGCCTGGAGCTGTCCCAGGCGGACAGCCCCCCCCTAACACCGGAGACCCCCCCTGCTGGGAGGCAGGAGGAGGGCGAGAAACCAGAGTGCCCCCAAGATCCAACTGAAGGGCTGGACTCGCGGGGAGGTCTTGTTGCCGGTCCCagtacagataagggaactgaacCACTGGCCCCCCAGAGAGAAGCTCCGCCAGAGGCTCGGGAGCCGGCCGACGGCCACGGCCGAGGCGTGGAGAGGCAGACAGGGCCACCTGGTAGGAGTGAAGGCCGGGACCCTCTGGCGGAGCAAAGCTATGCGGTCATTTCTAAAGACTGTGAGGATGCCCTGCCAAGGGGCGTCAGTGGGGAAGGGCATCCCCCTATCTCCCCAGAGCGCACCCCTCCGTGCCCTCCATGCCATCTGGAGAGCGAGGGCCCTGCTGGTGAGGACGAGGGCCCAGAGCATCCCCCAGCCTCTCCTACCACGATGGGCAATGTCTCGGGGACCCCGGATGCTCTCCAACCCTCTGAGGAGGCCGGAGCTCTGGAGCCCGATTCTGGAGCTAGTCTGGAACAAACGGATGTCCTGGGGAAGGAGCTGCTGGCGGAGGCCGAATTTAGTCTGGAGGAAAAGTGCCCAGAGGAGCTGGCTCAGGAGCCTGGACCCAGTGAGCGGATCCCGGAAGCCAGTGGAGCCCCTGGGCCTGTGCTTAGAGCCAAGGGCCCCCGTGGCCCCCCAGGGAAAGGCTCTCCAGCGTCGTCCAAGGGCTCCCAGCGGAAGGCTAAACTGAGGCAGGACCCTGAACAGGCCCCTCTCCTCAGGCCCGGAGAGGAGGTGCCCAGTTCTTCGTCCCCAAAGGCGCCGTGCGCCCTCCCCTCCACGTCCCAGCCTCGAGGGACTCTGGCTGTTGCTGCTCTGCCCCCGGTGGACACTGACCAGTCTCGAGGCCCCAAACATGTGGCGGAGAGAGCTCCTCCCTCTGTTTCATCTTCAGCTGACTGTTCCCCTGAAGAACCAGAAGGTCCCTCGGGGGAGAAGAGGCCCCTGCCACGGAAACCCCTGGGCAGGGAGAAGCCGCCCAAGCCGGCAGCTGGCCCGAACCACAAAGTGGGGAAGTCCCAGCCCCGTTCTGCTGCTGCTGTGCCCCCCTTCAGGGAGGCCCAGACCTCTTCTGCCCCTCTTCTAATGCCCAGCCCGCTGGCTCCCCAGGCCCTTTCTAGCCCAGAGGCCTCAAGCAATAAGGGCCCCCCAGCTCCCGTGGCCCAGAAGCAAGAAGGGGGTAGGATGGAGGGAGCGGCCTCTTCCTCGGCCCGGGCTGTCTCAGGGAACACCCCCGCACTGGCCTTGTGCCCATCAGACCTGGGCACAGTAGCAGCATGGAAAGCGGGCTCTCCCCGGCACTGCTCCCCAAGAGGTCAAACCCTAGCGTCCCCCAGAACACCAACCTCAAAAGTGGTCCCCTATGCCAAAGACCAGGCCCCAGGAGGGTCTGCTGAGGTGATCTCAAGCCCGTGCTCCAGGGGGCTCTGGGCAGGTCAGGCTTCCGCGGGGGGTTCTGTCCCTCAGGCGGTTCCCAAACCCCCCACTTCCAGCCAAGTGCCTCCAGGCCCTGCCCCTGGCCCTGGGCTCTGGGCTCCCACGGTCCCCCCAGCAGATGCGGTGGCCTCTTCCTCCGGGCTCTGGCGGAGCAGAGAAG GTTCTGCTCGGCCCCGGGCGCGGGCTCTGGTGCAGTCCCAGTCGAGCTCGTCGAGCGAGGCAGAGCCCCTCTCCCGGTGCACGGAACTGGAGGAGCTGCGCCAGGCAGCCCGGGCCGACCACAGGG CATCCCGCAATGATTCTGAGAGTAACGGGGAGTCTCTCCCCGACTTGGAGGAGCCGGACAGCACCGAGCCACAGGCCGCAGCACCCCAG GCCCAGCTGGCTCACTCCGGGGGGAGTGGCGAGGAGGCAGTCAATAAAGCCAAGCAGAGCCGCAGCGAGAAGAAGGCCCGAAAG gccATGTCAAAGCTGGGCCTCCGGCAGATCCACGGAGTCACCCGGATCACCATCCGCAAGTCCAAGAACATCCTCTTTGTCATCTCCAAGCCCGACGTCTTCAAAAGTCCCGCGTCCGACATCTACATCGTCTTCGGGGAGGCGAAG ATCGAGGACCTGTCCCAGCAAGTGCACAAGGCGGCGGCCGAGAAGTTTAAAGTGCCGGCCGAGCCCTCGTCCATCCTCACCGAGACGGCGCCCGGCCTCAGCGTCAAGGAGGAGAGCGACGAGGAAGAG GTGGATGAGACGGGGCTGGAGGTGCGCGACATCGAGCTGGTGATGGCGCAGGCCAACGTGTCTCGGGCCAAGGCGGTCCGGGCGCTGAGACACAACAACAACGACATCGTCAATGCCATTATG GAGCTGACCATGTAG